ATGAACAGAGACCATGACAAATCCTTGCTGACATACCAGGCGAAACCGCTATCATGCCGCTAACCTTAGCGGTTGTCATCCGGATGCCCGCGTGGCGGCCCGGTGTGATGCGTCGTTTAGCACTGATATCGAAAGGAAAGTTGCGTGAAATTAAGATGGTTGATGTGGTTAGTGGTGTTCCTCGCCGGGTGTTCTTCCACGCCGGATTATAAAAACCCGCCCTGGAACCCTGAGGTGCCGGTGAAACGCGCAATGCAGTGGATGCCGATTACCGAAAAAGCCGGCAATGCCTGGGGCGTCAGCCCGCGTCTGGTCACGGCGATTATCGCAGTGGAATCGGGCGGTAATCCGACGCTCGTCAGTAAATCTAACGCGGTCGGGCTGATGCAGATTAAAGCGTCCACCGCCGGGCGCGAAGTCTACCGCTATATGGGCTGGAGCGGCCAGCCGTCGTCCAGCGAGCTGAAAAACCCGGAGCGCAATATTTCGATTGGCACGGCGTATTTAAGCATTCTTGAGCATGGCGTCCTGAAGGGCATTGAAGCGCCGGAAACGATGCAGTACGCGCTGGTGGTCTCTTATGTGAATGGCGCGGGCGCGCTGCTGCGCACGTTCTCTTCAGACAGCAAAGCGGCGATTGAAAAGATAAACGATCTCAGTCCGGATGAGTTTGTCGAACATGTCGCGAAAAATCATCCGGCACCGCAGGCCCCGCGTTATATCTGGAAAGTGCAGCAGGCGATGAACGCCATGTGATTAGCGCACCCGGCTGGCTTTTTCCCGGGCGATACGCTCCAGCGCGAAGATAATGCGCTGGAGTTCGCGCTCGG
This sequence is a window from Cronobacter sakazakii. Protein-coding genes within it:
- the emtA gene encoding membrane-bound lytic murein transglycosylase EmtA, which translates into the protein MKLRWLMWLVVFLAGCSSTPDYKNPPWNPEVPVKRAMQWMPITEKAGNAWGVSPRLVTAIIAVESGGNPTLVSKSNAVGLMQIKASTAGREVYRYMGWSGQPSSSELKNPERNISIGTAYLSILEHGVLKGIEAPETMQYALVVSYVNGAGALLRTFSSDSKAAIEKINDLSPDEFVEHVAKNHPAPQAPRYIWKVQQAMNAM